GTAATGTTAAGTAACACTTTTGTTGACAGGTACAAACAGTTCTGCAGGAACACACCAAACAGGATGAGGTGATCTTGCTGGTTTACAGAGGTCAGTAAACAATTGTCTTTTGCCTTAATTTTAATGTTTCAGACATTATGAGCTTCTTGAAGCaactttaaaatacatttatgatCCCACCATGTACGTTTGTGgttgaaataaaatcataaataaaatttaGTATCTTGAACCATTGCAATAGCTGCAACAATATTAGTAAACAGATCCATTTAGTGTGAAGCAAAAGAGTCATAGATAATGGGCGGCTCTTTAGTTTGGGTGTTTGTGTGGCCCTTCACTCGGGTGGCACTCAGTGAGAACTAAAGGAGTCCTCACTAACAAATGTCACATGAAATAAACTGCTTCTCCCCAAAAGGGTCCAGATGAATCTCTAAATGTTGtatgtgtttcattttgaatcCTATAAATGTAAGTTCtgaataaacatatatatatatatatatatatatatatatatatatatatatatatatatatatatatatatatatatatatatatatatataatagtatattgacctttttttttacctttaattCTTCATTCCATGtaaattacaattacatttttgtgCAGTCAAAATCAATTTTAACATCATTGACTACAAAATGTCATTATAAAAAACTTGCAACAATTGCATTGCACTTGAAAGCGCCAATTACTTAAAACTTAGCAGTGCTGAGTGTGAAGTGAttattgtgaaaatattttccaGATATGTTCACATATTTCCATTTTGTCCTTTGTCCATTTTTAGTGTTCCTCTGTtatgttcattttaattgaCAATATAGAAAAATGATAAGAATAAAGCCCACACAAAAAGAGGTGCAATGTTGTATGACCACAAATAATCCCAGGATTTGAATTAAGCAGAGTGATATTGGACGTTGATGTTGACATGATGActcaaatgagctgcttggcagggGTTGTCAGTGGCTTCACAGACCAAGCTCACCTCGGCTTATCTTCCAGGCATCTAccactcctccatctccccgGGACCTCTCCGAAGACTTCCCTCCCCACTGCTGcggcctcctcctccaccaggagGCTCAGACTCCAACATCTTCTCAGACGTTCTTCCGATGCCCCGAGTGTCGAGGAGCACGCCTCCCTCTCCAGTTCCCACTCGCTCCTCTCTCATCCAGAGCACCAGCTTCCTGGAGTCCATCCCCGTCACTTTAACCATGGAGCCTAAGGACTGGATCAACACTGGACTGGAGGACGAGGCGACTCCTGACCCCCTGCTGGGGAGACATGGGGAAGACAGGACGCGACCGCTGCGGGGGTTCGATGTGGAATTGAGAAGAAAACCCGGGGAAGGATTTGGGTTTGTCATCGCCTCACAGGATGTGGAGAACGGCAAAGGTAAGAGAAAACTTTAGCTTTGTCTATTAGCAAACTTCTCTGTGTCTGTTCCAGTAGATCCATTTGGTGATTTGTTCACGCAGATTTTATTCCCCTGCCCTTGTCAACACAAGCTCCATTAAGTGATTACTTATTATAAAGTGGCTTGGTGCCACTGCGTGGCTCACAATGCATCACTGTTTTCTTCTCGAGTGGCTTTATAGGAGTAGCCCTGATGAAAGTGATAACGCCAGTTTAGTGCTCCCTGCTGGAACCGCTTTGTAGCTCCCTTGTTTGGTCTTGGTTTCATTGTTGTTCTTTGATCAGGTTGGCGAATCGCTGCGACATATCACCATTTCCCATGCTCTAGACTTTTTTGGGACTCACATTTTGTATCTTAAACGTGTAATCCATCTGTCTTCCATCGCTGAGTTGAGGTCAGGTGGCGGGGGCAGCCACTACTCCAAAGAAGCCCAGTCTTCTTCCTCCCCAGGAACTTCCTCCTGCTATTGTGGTGGTAGCCATAGTTGCTCAGTTCGGTTacctcccagttggacatgcAAGGGGTGCCTTATGTGGCCGCCTCCTAAAAAGATGCCTGGGCCACCTCAATAGcatgtggaggagaagcaaaagaCCAAGCCACAGTCATAACACACAAGGATGTTCAGCCCATCTCGGTCCTTCATGGAGCTTTGTGTAATAACATGCCTGCCTCACTTCAACTGAAGAGTCATCAGCATATTATACAGTATTTATTCCTAAGCATTGATGTTGTGTACAGCGCCCTGAAACTCAGTATGGAGCATGCCTCCTTCCTCCATCCGGTGAACTTCTCAAGTTCATTCCTTATGTTCCTCATGCCGAGGCTGGCCACTCTCACTGATGATCCTGCTCTTGTCCTTGTTTTGGGAACGACTTACCCGTGGTCCACTGAACAGCAGCTGAATTTATGGCTCAAGAAACCACACATTTCTTCCCTCGTGGGGGGATTAAAGTCTCACCTGTCGCCTGCATTCAATCGCAAATCGCAACGTTGTTCTCTGCCCCGTCACTCGCACTCTTTCCATCTCATCACGTCCCATCCTTCCCATCCGTCAGTCTTCGCACTCTCACAAGCcccctccctccgtctctctcctcctctcccaccCATTCATGATGCGGTGGAAGCGTCCAGTCTAGTTTTTAACAGATTAAaacagtctctctgcctccttccaCGCTCGGATGCCGGAACATTTCTCTGACCAAGCTTCTTACAGGGGACAGCCAAACTCTCTCTTTTCGCCGCACCTGTAAATCCTAGCTCCCCGAATTCTAAGGGAATACTTTTGTCTTCACATGCCaaccagagagagagatgctggAGAAACTACAGTCTGCTTTGAGAACTGTGAAGGAGTCTAAACGTAATGCtgattttcttcttccattgtTTTCTTATTTCGCTGTGTGTCGGAGGGATTAAAGTTGGTAAATACCTCCTTCATTTTTGCCTGGCGCTGTGGCGGGACGGCGTGAGTGAATTTAAACATGACGGGCATtgtgcagctgctgcacttCAGAGGGGCAGGTTGATCAACAGTGTGCTGTCCAGCCTGGCATTGGTAAGCTGCAGAGGGAATGTCTGCTGATGCATCTGGGCTGCAGAGGGGGATTTAAGAGGGAGGGGGGCTTTACCATTGCTTTCACTCCTGAGCGGTGGGATCATGCAGCTTCCGCGCTCCTGGGCACTGCAGCAGGATTACACAGGGAAGGGCGACGTGGACGAAACTGATGTCTCACTGGTGTGTGCGGCTGCTGTGTCGAccctggtgtgtttgtgtgtgtgtggctgtcgcATGTGAATCCATGTATTTGGCAGCCGTTTATGCTCAACCGATGTATTATGCATGATAAGAAGAGCGTTGGCAAAGCCCTGGCTTTGACGTGACCTGATTGCCGTTTCTGCCTGGGTCACTCAGATTAGGTCCGGTTGGGAGACGTGTCGCCGCGGGCTCGGGACTAAACtcctttttaaatgtctttgcataaataaatgacatgccACGACGACAAAAGTTTTTGAGCCACTGCTGCTATTTTTATCTGATGTCCCCTGAAGGTTTTTGAATATCTGAAGGAGAGTGTCGGGGTGTTTGTGGGTTACATAAggcagaagtgaagaggaggcAGCTGTCAGTGAAGCAGAGCTTCTCCTCAAAAGAGGGGTCAGGGCGAGAGTGAGAGGTGGTTTATTGCGAGAAAACTAAGTAAACAGGGACAGACAGCCCGGCGATAAACTGTAAGAAGCTTTTTAGTCGAGCAAGAGATTAACAGGAGCgagcttctgcttctgctttttTGGCGAGCGTCATTGTGGCCGTGTGAAATATCAGCTGTCAAACCATGGTTCAGGATTAACGGCGCCACCTCTTAATTATTGGGCAGCCTTCCGACCTCTTCTTATCACTGGGCTTTCGCTAATACAcagcatgttttattcattttactcAGCCAAACCTTGGGTTGTTCAGTAGTAAATGCTAGTGTGGCTCATCCCATACATGAAAACAGTATGTGCCACCTTGTGCCTCACTATGCATCATGAAAAATTTCATCTAAGTTCACATATTTAACACAACTTCCTATATTCCTACCGACAAAAATGATGTCACTGTGCACAGTTTCATTTCAGTGGGACTGTTTCAGCACCACGTCTGTACTTACCTGGTGTAAATGGACTCATCGATCACCATGGTGGTGGTTGAAGTCTTTCAAGTGTTCCACTTTTGAGATGTTTTCTGTTCATGTACTCAATGGAACGTCCCAGTCACAACCAAATGATGCACTCCACTGACCCAATGATGAAATGGAATTGTTAAAATGTTCTGCCTTAGTGTGTAATAGTCATTTTAAAGCCATCAAATTTGGGCTTGTGTACTTTCTCTTCACATGGGTGGTAGTTTTGGCAGCAGCTGTGGAAAATCCACAAACTAATTTTGCAACTTTGATGGCAGTTTGTGGTTTTGGGAAGGTGATCTCTGCCTTAAACgcggggccacatgtggctgtTTGCCTGTTTTATCTGAGGCCAGAAAGTAGATGGTACGGCTGCAATGTTATATTGTATTTTGCTCTTACAATTTCAATGTCATATTGATAAAAACCTGctgtaaattattattttcagtgtTGACTAAGTTATCATTTGGACAGTTTTATCCATCCCCCTGCCATGCCTCAGAATCCAATCCATGtttaaagtacattttttacagtacattttaTCAACCAATTGCTAAACCAGAAACCACATAATATATGTAATGAAGCTATTCAAATATACcgtattcctattgctgtagtCTAATAAGTAGGGATGCAGTATTCTAGAATGTTTTTTCTTGTGCATTTTTACAAAAATCTTCACCTCTCAAGTCTGTGATGCGGCTCCTTAGGGAGTGTAATCACCCGCCCTTGTTTCCGAGTTGTTGTCAGCAGCTTGACAGGTTTTGGCTGACTAAACAGTCGACAGACTTTTTAAGAGCAAGACAAACTATCGAAGCAGCAGAGTTTTTCCACTGTCAGCAAGTGGAGAGATGGTTTGATGGATAGAAAATGAAGGGAGACAGTGGAGGAGAGTCACTGGCACCAACACTTCATTACAGCATGTTTGAGGGATTCTGGCCGACACAGCGGTGCAATGTAAATTGTCCTGCTTTTGAAAGTTTGAAGTCCGTCCCATATATTATTCATAGCTAAAAGGAAAGTTTGTGAGTCTGGAAATCGGATGAACGTTTGGCTTTCTGTAGGAGTTTGACAAGCACAAGTGCGGAATAAAACATGAAGGTCTGATGTTCCGTCCTCTCCGCAGCGGCTTCCCTTCTCCCACACCGCTTTGTGACGGTGCGCCGAGGCAGCCCGGCGTCCAAGAGTGGTCAGATCCGCCCTGGAGATCGATTAGAGGCCGTGGAAGGTCGTTCAGTGGTGACCCTGCCGCACCGGGAGCTCGCCCAGATTCTCCGCCGAGCCGGAAACACACTCCGGCTCACCATAGTGCCTCGGCCGAGCACATGTAGGCCGGACACAACCGGAACCGACACCAGTTTGTCCTCTTGTTTGCCTTTAACCTGGCACCTGTCCATTCAACAGATTCATCAAGCCTTTCAGAAACAGCTGAGTATGACCTCGGTCACAGGAGCagaaaaggtcaaaggtcacgacCCAAGGTAGAGGACACGAaaggacacaaaacaaaaaagtgcggCATTTAACGCATGTCTTTTTACTTCCAGCGTGATTCAAGGTATTACAGCGTGGACTTGGATCGCGGACCTTCCGGTTTCGGCTTCAGCCTTCGAGGAGGCAGCGAGTACAACATGGGGCTGTACGTTCTCGCGCTGATGGATGGAGGCCCAGCGTCGCGGAGCCAGAAAATACAGGTGTGAGGGAGAGCAAACTGAAGCCTTCGGTTCTCTGTAGAAAGCAGCATATCCATGATGAGGCTGTGGGTGTCACCATGATCTTTCTGGGCGGAAGAGCTTAGCTCCCAGAACAGCAGTGCAGCTATGATGGCTCTGGACCATCTTTTTTAACTCATCTTAGTGTCTTGAAACAGTGTATTGCCCAACCTCTTGCTCGTGTTCAGGTGAGCGATCAGCTGGTGGAGATCAACGGCGACAGCACGGCGGGCATGACCCACAGCCAGGCGGTGGAGCAGATCCGCAGAGGAGGCCACCGCATCCACCTCGTCCTGAAGAGAGGAAACGGCTACGTCCCTGATTATGgtaaagactaaaaaaaaaatgctctccATCAGTCCTTACAGCATCAATTTTTTTAGCAAGACTTAGCGAAAATTGCAAACCAAAATAAGCTTTTTTTCAGTGTAATGGTTGCTTCACTGTTTCTGCCTTTTCCAACTAACTATCTGTCCCCTTTGTCCATTTCCTTTGGGGATCCACTCATTTGTTCTTTTAACCGTTCCCACTTTCCGTTGCTTCCATTTCCTTCCCTCCTTTCTCTGTGTCCTCAGTGGAGCTCTCCAGTTTGTCTCTGTGCATGACCAACTCCAAACTCGGAGAGCCTTGCTTCTATGTCATTGGGCGGACCGAGAATACGCGGTTGGTAATGGTTCCTGTTAGTTCTcccattttctgtttctctaCATTTCTCTGCTGATGTGGTCGATCAACTGAAGACACTTGTAGAACGCTCTTAACAGTTTGCACTGCACATCATTTATTGCCTCTCTGTAgctgacaaacacatttttattaagATGAGATTCTTCCGTTCTGTTCTCTTATTCGTTCttccttttttctccttttctccACCGTCACGTTCCGCACAGGCCGTGAGCACCGGATCACCTCCCCCTCAAACCTGCATCACCCCGTGGAGCAGGGTTTGGCTGCAGTGAGGTCCACCAGGCAGAGGGGGCGCAGCTCCAAACACAAGAAGAGAAGCAAGTCTACTGATGATCGAGGGAAGCGGAGCAGGagggaaagaaggagaaggagttGGGCGTCCGAGGGAGAGGGGCGCTCACGTGTGCGCAGCCCCGACTCAGAGCCGAGGGACGTGAGAAGAGGGAGGtccagggagaggaggaagaggagtcgGAGGAGAAAAGGAAGGTCTGAGAGTTTAACTAGAGAAGAGGTGAGGagtagagagagggaggaggaaagacTGGGAAGAGATGAGAGGAGGAGtacagagagggaggaagaaagagggAGAAGACATGAGAGGAGCAgtagagggagggagggagaaagaCGGGAAAGAAatgagaaggaggaagaaagagggaGAAGAGATGAGGGCAGTAGTAATGGGAGGGTGGATGAAAGACAGGTAAGAGATGAGGTGAGGAGCAGCGAGAGTGAGGAAGAAATAGGGAGAAGATATGAGTGGAGAAATAACAAGGATGAACGAAGAGGGAGGAGTGTTGAAGGTAGAagtggagagagaggaggaaggagtgaGGAGGGAGTGAGGAGGGTTGCAGATGAGGAGCAACGGCATGACACTGCAGAAGTGAACGTGAAAGTGGAATCAGCCAAAGATGAAGAGGAACTTAATCTACCTATTCCAGGTGGGGTCAGGAAGCTTCCCAGACCTCAGGTCTCAGAGCAGGATGAGACGTGGGACATGGCAGCCGAGTACAGGGAGTTGAGGGGAGAGCTGCAGGACGTGTGGTGGGCTGAGGATGAGGGAGATGGCGACGAAGATGTTGCACAGTTCAGGTGGTTATCAGGTGAAGCCGCCGTAGCTCCGGCGTCCCAGAGAAAGCCCTTCTCCTTCCTCGCTCCGGATCAGCCGCGGGACGACGAGTCCGAGTCGGGGGGCAGCCAATCGGACGGCAGCGCGTCTGCCGCCAGCATCTCAGGCCTGTCTCTGGCTGGGCGCAGGATGCCTGTGCAGCCCGGTCCCTGGCTCACACCCAGCCAGCAGAGGGCACCTCAGCTCGGACAGGAGGATGGCGGGGGACGAACAGAGCAAGCAGGGCGAAGAAGTGCTGTCTCTTGACTGGAGCAGGGGCTCGACGCCGCTTCACACCTACTTTGGTTCGCTCCATAACTTTGATGCGTCATATTCTTTGTGCCTTTTCGCAGCCGACTTCTGGCTGATGAATATCACCTATCcaagaggtgtttttttttttattaaatccaCCGTCCGTGTGATCTTATTCCTGTTTGACACCCACGTTTGCCTCTTTTACCTGGTCATGTTAGTGAGCAATAACCAATGATCTGGTCACCCACCTGCACCACTGATGCTTGTTTCTTACCCCCTGTACAGTACCATGTAAATAACTGAactcaaatatgtatttaaacATCAATATACATCTGTATAGATATCTATATTCAACTCTCCGATCAtatgtgtcatgaaacatgtAGCTTTTGTGAAGGACGGACCTGTATTGTTCACTGAATGTCCAGATATTTAAGAGCATCATTGTGTATTAAGAGTCAGAACAAAAACAGTCATATTCTAAAGAGTGCTGTTTCTGTAGTGCCACGTACCGTTG
This portion of the Synchiropus splendidus isolate RoL2022-P1 chromosome 18, RoL_Sspl_1.0, whole genome shotgun sequence genome encodes:
- the LOC128749590 gene encoding membrane-associated guanylate kinase, WW and PDZ domain-containing protein 3 isoform X2; this encodes MSKTGAKKQHWRSRAQDSFVPLLGSLGEPSVSVGGGADYGEFPFVTSAPAGGPSVGDIVLEIGGTPVLGMTLGDVRGVINSCPAPIRIRTVSPGSTLCKDLRLYLSKCFTPGSVDSQLQQVIRENLYLRAVPCTTRLPRAGEISGVDYNFVSVEDFFSLEESGALLESGKFKGNYYGTPRPVHITAETPPITYQEHRNLLRTFRTRSKSLSNLEKTAEEADNSEDDSGGSAGVSSGLRPRHRSPRRPRTSSGGEGHVMENGVNGYRGGSRVRGVTPDHWEEAVSDHGESHYIDHNPKRTSWQSPRASSRESLYKNEWFTEHPDDLRGFPVHTHLIKGSRGFGFNIVGGSRPRELLQVYSVTANGPSALKTADILVYINDVCVLGVSHKEVVEMLKTVPVGHSVDVEVRRGYPMLYNPDGRPKQLSPRHPDDPVLLPTTVQPQPLHQLPRRLTPTPQNQHYDYNGEPNDGNYMDLLDSNGNGSPFITRQPSYRRSSMSNAVSPSPARAPRTFRSLARLQSFDPTLASQSDSEVVSAIGSHRASMIRNHNNNSLSTPPPPSRYGTYKSSESDLSTFNMPVSHLPLPLSPRRPSSSPGGPTSTNSRLYRLQTTNQRPATPDSPQRRVFGGNTTSTNMSPSSMSSPGGMSLGNGSLSGGELVPVALTKNEGDLGFSLMTGGPAGRFSVVKRVWNRKQCTTLQPGDAIVKINGADVQSLSCPQVQTVLQEHTKQDEVILLVYRGIYHSSISPGPLRRLPSPLLRPPPPPGGSDSNIFSDVLPMPRVSRSTPPSPVPTRSSLIQSTSFLESIPVTLTMEPKDWINTGLEDEATPDPLLGRHGEDRTRPLRGFDVELRRKPGEGFGFVIASQDVENGKAASLLPHRFVTVRRGSPASKSGQIRPGDRLEAVEGRSVVTLPHRELAQILRRAGNTLRLTIVPRPSTYSSSLSETAEYDLGHRSRKGQRSRPKRDSRYYSVDLDRGPSGFGFSLRGGSEYNMGLYVLALMDGGPASRSQKIQVSDQLVEINGDSTAGMTHSQAVEQIRRGGHRIHLVLKRGNGYVPDYGREHRITSPSNLHHPVEQGLAAVRSTRQRGRSSKHKKRSKSTDDRGKRSRRERRRRSWASEGEGRSRVRSPDSEPRDVRRGRSRERRKRSRRRKGRSESLTREEVRSREREEERLGRDERRSTEREEERGRRHERSSRGREGERRERNEKEEERGRRDEGSSNGRVDERQVRDEVRSSESEEEIGRRYEWRNNKDERRGRSVEGRSGERGGRSEEGVRRVADEEQRHDTAEVNVKVESAKDEEELNLPIPGGVRKLPRPQVSEQDETWDMAAEYRELRGELQDVWWAEDEGDGDEDVAQFRWLSGEAAVAPASQRKPFSFLAPDQPRDDESESGGSQSDGSASAASISGLSLAGRRMPVQPGPWLTPSQQRAPQLGQEDGGGRTEQAGRRSAVS